The genomic stretch CTTATGGACCTTATATAACAACAAGTAATATAACGGATGTTATTTATTTTGCTTTTATGATTATAGACTAAATTAACTAGATGCTTATGGACCTTATATAACAACAAGTAATATAACGGATGTTATTTATTTTGCTTTTATAAATATAAATTATAATTAACTAGATGCTTATAGACTAAATCAGGAACTAAATACTTTACAGATTCTTTATGCTTAATCTTTTCTCGAATTCTAGTTGAAGAAATATCTAATCCAGGAATGATTAATTCCTTAATATGTCTTGAGTAACATTCTTCAATCTTTAAGCTATATCCAGGTCGATTAGCGACGATAAAGGTACATAATTTAAATAAACTCTCTACTTCTTTCCAGGTATTTATTTCAGAAATAACATCACATCCTGTGATAAAGTAAATTGTGGTCTCTTCTCCATATATTTTTTTAATTTCTTTAAGGGTGTCTAAGGTATACGATCTTCCTCCTCGCTTAATCTCTATGTCCGAGACTATAAAATCATCATTATCCGAGGTAGCTAAGATAGTCATTA from bacterium encodes the following:
- the nadD gene encoding nicotinate-nucleotide adenylyltransferase, which codes for MKDKKMKKIGILGGTFNPIHNGHLSLASQAKEKFSLDKVIFIPSALPPHKEEDSLLDSSNRYLMTILATSDNDDFIVSDIEIKRGGRSYTLDTLKEIKKIYGEETTIYFITGCDVISEINTWKEVESLFKLCTFIVANRPGYSLKIEECYSRHIKELIIPGLDISSTRIREKIKHKESVKYLVPDLVYKHLVNYNLYL